TCAAGCTTGGCTGACAGTTCTATGATGCTGTCCAGAATATGCCGTGACAGTGCATCCACCCCAATCATGGCGACAAAGCTCTGATCAATCTTCAAGTAGTCGACATTGAAGTTGCGCAAGTAACCGAGGCTGGAATGGCCGGTGCCGAAGTCATCGATCGCGATCATCACCCCCAACTGATGCAGGGCGTCAAACAGGCTCCGGGTGGTCTCGGTGGGCTCGATCAGTTCGCGTTCGGTCAGCTCCAGTACCAGGGTGACCTGGCCGGGCGGGAAGGCCGCGAGAAACTCCTGGCAATCGTTCACCAGTTCAAGGTCCTGGCAATGCCGCGCGGTAATGTTCACGCCAATATGAAACCCGGGGTTGAAGCGTTCGGCATGGGGCGCCAGTTGCACGGCGGTCTGGCGCAGCAGGGCGCGGGTCATCGGCACGATGAGGCCGGAGTCTTCGGCCAGGGGAATAAACAAATCTGGCCGCACCAGCCCCTCTTTGGGATGTTTCCAGCGCATCAGCACTTCGCAACCGGCCCACTGACGCGTATCACCGCGCACCACGGGTTGGAAATACGGGATAAATTCGTTGGCGCTTAATGCACGTTGCAGTTCGTGGGTGGGTGCCGACGAGCGTTTTTGCAGCCAATGGGCGAGGATGCCAGCCAGCACACCAAAGAACGCCACCAGGCTGAACACCGCCGGATAGCGGGCCTGCATATAACGCCAGGTTTCTCCGGCAGGCATCCCGGCCTCGACGCTGTAGTGATAGCGCGCGGATGCAAGGTGATGATGGGCTACGGCAAACACGGGCACTGCGTCGTTATGCACTTTGCCGTCGGCATCCAGCCAATTGGGCCCGACTTGCAAGATCAGGTGGGCGTAACGACTGATCAGGCGCAAGGCATTGGTGAGGTGGTAGCTGTCGATCGAGGCAAACGCGCCTCGCTCACCCTCCACCAGGCGGTAAACCAGTAACGCAGTATCTGGCGTGACAGGGTTGCCATTCATCAACCACAACCGGCCATCTACATAGTCGTCCGGGTTGACCGGCGATTGGTAGTCGCCGCCAAACAGTGAGCTGCAATAAATGTTTTTCTGCCAGGACAACGTGGTGGCGCGTACGAACGGCCGGCGCGTGACTTGTTCGCGCAGCGCCAGTTTCGCCGCGTTATCGCACGGCTTACCTGCCAATGGCAGCAAATCCCGGGCGGCGAGGGCGGTATTGTCGAGCATCAAATCAAACTGGCGCACTGCTTCCTGAGCTGTTTGTGTGGTGCTTTGTTCAAGTGTGCGTTCAGCTTGCCAGTAAAGAATCGCGACCCCCAGCAGAATCGGGAGCAGTCCACAGGTTGCGCTGATGACGTAACGTGTGGCTCGGCCTCGTGGGCCTTTGGAGGTCAGGGGCATAGGGACAGTCAGTCGCTGAAAAAAGAAGGGTATGTGCCGATGATAGATGGCATTGCCCAAGTACGCTCGCTACCGATTGTTGATTCTGGGCTGAGGGCCTATTCACGCGTGTCCCGGGTGCTCAACCAGCCGGCGCGCTTGCTACAAACCTCTTGCACGAAACAGGGCAATGGGGATTTGATAAGAGTACGGACAAATCTGTTTACGCTGTGTAGAATCGGTTTACGCATACAAGAATATGGACTTGCGCTCACGCAAGCCTCGGCCGTCAGAGACTGATGACACCATGAAGCTACTCGGCTCCCCCCTCATCTTTGGTGACTTCCTCGCCCGCAGCGTGCGGGGTCTTTCCTGTGCGCCACCCTCGAACCTCATCCTTGCTCGCAACTGATCAATTGCTACCTACAAGAATGATGAGGCATCGAAATGACCGACCAATATGAAAACCCAATGGGCCTGATGGGCTTTGAATTTATCGAATTCGCATCGCCGACGCCTGGCACACTGGAGCCGATCTTCGAGATCATGGGCTTCACCAAGGTGGCGACCCACCGCTCCAAGGACGTGCACCTGTATCGCCAGGGCGAGATCAACCTGATCCTCAACAACGAACCCGGCAGTCTCGCCGCCTACTTCGCGGCCGAACATGGGCCGTCGGTGTGCGGCATGGCATTCCGCGTCAAGGACTCGCAAAAAGCCTACAACCGGGCCCTGGAACTGGGCGCCCAGCCGATTCATATTGAAACCGGGCCGATGGAGCTGAACCTGCCGGCGATCAAGGGCATCGGCGGTTCGCCGCTGTACCTGATCGACCGCTTCGGCGAAGGCAACTCGATCTATGACATCGATTTCGTCTATCTCGAAGGCGTTGACCGCAACCCGGTAGGCGCGGGTCTCAAGGTCATCGATCACCTGACCCATAACGTCTATCGCGGACGCATGATCTACTGGGCCAACTTCTACGAAAAACTGTTCAACTTCCGCGAAGCGCGCTATTTCGACATCAAGGGCGAATACACCGGCCTGACCTCCAAGGCCATGAGCGCACCGGATGGCAAGATCCGTATCCCGTTGAACGAAGAATCGTCCAAGGGCGCCGGGCAGATCGAAGAGTTCCTGATGCAGTTCAACGGCGAGGGCATCCAGCACGTGGCGTTCCTCACCGACGACCTGGTCAAAACCTGGGACGCGTTGAAGAAGATTGGCATGCGTTTTATGACCGCACCGCCAGACACTTACTACGAAATGCTGGAAGGCCGCCTGCCGAACCACGGCGAGCCGGTGGACCAGTTGCAATCGCGCGGCATCCTGCTGGATGGCTCCTCGGTTGCAGGCGATAAGCGCCTGCTGCTGCAGATCTTCTCGGAAACCCTGATGGGGCCGGTGTTCTTCGAATTCATCCAGCGCAAGGGCGACGATGGATTTGGCGAAGGCAATTTCAAGGCGCTGTTCGAGTCGATTGAGCGCGACCAGGTGCGTCGCGGCGTACTGACTGCCGAGTAATTCAATGGATAACGAAAAAGCCCGGTTTTTACCGGGTTTTTTTGTGTCGGTTATATCGGGTTGCAATTGCCGGGCGGTGGAATAGGAACAGATGTTTTTTCAAGTATCACACAGAGGCGAGGAGCGCAGAGAAACCTGCGCTTCCATTCCGAAGAGGTCCGCTTATGAATGTGAATTCTCCTACCCATCAACGCCCGATGGAGCCCAGCCTACCAGCGGAACAGGCCGCGCCAGTTCGTAATGTGCGTTCATCCGATGATGCAGACCCGGTCAATCAGGCGCGTAAGAAGTTTCTGGATGATGGTGAAACCGAGTTCCTGGGCGACACCCTCAGCGCCGAGGGTTATCAGTTGGTGAAGGCTGTGGTCTCACCCAACAAACCGGGTGCGCCTGGGGTGCAGGTCTCGACATTCGCGGTTGATGGCGCTCAGTCCAATGACATGATGGTGATCAAGCGGGTGCCGCCTACCGAAGATGGGCCTAATTTCGTGCTGTATATGCCGGAAGATGACGTAACCTCGTTTCATGAGTTCAAAAATGCAGAGGAAATGACGGCCTGGCTCAAGGACGTAGCCAATGACCTGACTGAGCGAAAGCGATTTACCCAGCATTTTTCCAATCCTGAAGCACCCAAGCAGCAGGAACGGGTCAACAAGCAGTTCGGCGAGTTCGCAGCTGGTGATATTAATGCGGTCGTGGGTAGTTTCGGCCATGAGCGGGGGGATATTTTCGAGCGGTTGAACAAAGACGCTTCGGTCCCACCCGCTCAGGTCGACGAGCTGGTGCGAATGCAGCTCTATAAACTGGAACCAGATGGCAAGGCGTTTTATGTCGGGTATCGGCCAGATGGTGAGGCCATCGTCTATAGCTACGACGCTTATGGAAACTTGCAAGGCGGCGGCCAAAAAAAGGACGCCAAGGCGAGGAGATTTTATTTCGTCCAAAACGGGTTGAACCAAAACCAACCGCTTGAACCCATGACCTTCAATGAGTTCCGCAAGAAAATAACCAGTGTCTCCCTGAACAACGTGCGCGCTAATGACCTAATGGGTCTTTACGACGAGTTCCTGAAGCAACTCCGAAGTCCTGGGCATGGCCTGGCTACCGCGTTGAAAGCGCTGAGTGTTCCTGACAACGTGGCGAATTCCATCGAAACCATCCTGAAAGACCCCATCAAAGGAACACTGCTTGAATTGAATCACGATAATCGTATCGGCAAGCTGTTTGGTGTCGATAAGGCAGAGATGGATGCCAACTTGGAAAGGGTGGGCAGTCAAATCCAGAGCAACATCCCCCATTACGGTAAGTGGAGGGAAAGGCTGGAGAGCACAGCCGACGTTATTGAACAAAGCGTAGGTACGCCTGAATTACCGACGACCGAAGTCAGGACCTGACTCGACAAAGGGGAATGGATACCCCCACGCCATTGCGCCACTTCCATCCAGCCATTCAAGCTCGGTGCTGACGCACTAGATGTTTGAACCCTTCATACACCAGTACCATCACCGCCAGCCAGATCGGGATATAGGTCAGCCATTGCCCGCCTTGGATGCCTTCGCCCAACAGCAGAGCCACCGCCAGCAGCAGCACCGGTTCTACGTAGCTCAGCAGCCCGAACAGACTGAAGGCCAGCAAGCGACTGGCAATAATGTAGCTCACCAGCGCCGAAGCGCTGATCAAGCCCAGCATCGGAATCAACCCGTATAGCTTGGGATGCACATCGAGCACAGCAAAGCCCTGTTCACCGCTCTGAACAAACCACCAAGCCACCGGCAGCATCAGCGCCATATCCAGCCACAGCCCGCCCAAATGGTCGGTGGTCAGGTATTTGCGCACCACGAAATACACCGGGTAGCCGATGATCACCACCAGCGTTGCCCAGGAAAAACCACCAGCCTGATACAACTCGTTCAGTACGCCCAGCGCGGCAAACACCACAGCGATCTGTTGCAACCGTGACAACCGCTCGCCGTAGACCAGGCGCCCGGTGAGCACCATGGTCAGCGGCAGCAGGAAGTACCCAACGGACACGTCCAGGCTGCGCCCATTCAGCGGCGCCCACATAAACAGCCACAGTTGCACGCCGAGCAAGGCAGAAGACACCAGCACCCCGGCGATCAGGCGCGGCTTGGCCGCCAATATCCGCAACAGTTCCCACACCCGCCGCCACTCGCCGCTGACGATCATGAACACCGTCATGCAAGGTACTGTAAGCAACATGCGCCAGCCGAAAATCTCCAGACCACTCAACGGTGTGAGCAGTGACGTGAAGTAATACATCACGGCAAACAACACCGAGGCCAAGACCGATAACACCACACCTTTAGACACACTGTCCTCGCGAAAGCCGATTCATATCCAGTTCCAGGAGGGGAGTATGGCGTTTTTTGCGAGAAATAGAATGTGGGCGGGAGTTTGCTC
This genomic stretch from Pseudomonas synxantha BG33R harbors:
- a CDS encoding EAL domain-containing protein, yielding MPLTSKGPRGRATRYVISATCGLLPILLGVAILYWQAERTLEQSTTQTAQEAVRQFDLMLDNTALAARDLLPLAGKPCDNAAKLALREQVTRRPFVRATTLSWQKNIYCSSLFGGDYQSPVNPDDYVDGRLWLMNGNPVTPDTALLVYRLVEGERGAFASIDSYHLTNALRLISRYAHLILQVGPNWLDADGKVHNDAVPVFAVAHHHLASARYHYSVEAGMPAGETWRYMQARYPAVFSLVAFFGVLAGILAHWLQKRSSAPTHELQRALSANEFIPYFQPVVRGDTRQWAGCEVLMRWKHPKEGLVRPDLFIPLAEDSGLIVPMTRALLRQTAVQLAPHAERFNPGFHIGVNITARHCQDLELVNDCQEFLAAFPPGQVTLVLELTERELIEPTETTRSLFDALHQLGVMIAIDDFGTGHSSLGYLRNFNVDYLKIDQSFVAMIGVDALSRHILDSIIELSAKLDLGIVAEGVETAEQCEYLVAQGVDFLQGYLFGKPLPCDEFIKSLGSR
- the hppD gene encoding 4-hydroxyphenylpyruvate dioxygenase — translated: MTDQYENPMGLMGFEFIEFASPTPGTLEPIFEIMGFTKVATHRSKDVHLYRQGEINLILNNEPGSLAAYFAAEHGPSVCGMAFRVKDSQKAYNRALELGAQPIHIETGPMELNLPAIKGIGGSPLYLIDRFGEGNSIYDIDFVYLEGVDRNPVGAGLKVIDHLTHNVYRGRMIYWANFYEKLFNFREARYFDIKGEYTGLTSKAMSAPDGKIRIPLNEESSKGAGQIEEFLMQFNGEGIQHVAFLTDDLVKTWDALKKIGMRFMTAPPDTYYEMLEGRLPNHGEPVDQLQSRGILLDGSSVAGDKRLLLQIFSETLMGPVFFEFIQRKGDDGFGEGNFKALFESIERDQVRRGVLTAE
- a CDS encoding dermonecrotic toxin domain-containing protein, with the translated sequence MNVNSPTHQRPMEPSLPAEQAAPVRNVRSSDDADPVNQARKKFLDDGETEFLGDTLSAEGYQLVKAVVSPNKPGAPGVQVSTFAVDGAQSNDMMVIKRVPPTEDGPNFVLYMPEDDVTSFHEFKNAEEMTAWLKDVANDLTERKRFTQHFSNPEAPKQQERVNKQFGEFAAGDINAVVGSFGHERGDIFERLNKDASVPPAQVDELVRMQLYKLEPDGKAFYVGYRPDGEAIVYSYDAYGNLQGGGQKKDAKARRFYFVQNGLNQNQPLEPMTFNEFRKKITSVSLNNVRANDLMGLYDEFLKQLRSPGHGLATALKALSVPDNVANSIETILKDPIKGTLLELNHDNRIGKLFGVDKAEMDANLERVGSQIQSNIPHYGKWRERLESTADVIEQSVGTPELPTTEVRT
- the rarD gene encoding EamA family transporter RarD, giving the protein MSKGVVLSVLASVLFAVMYYFTSLLTPLSGLEIFGWRMLLTVPCMTVFMIVSGEWRRVWELLRILAAKPRLIAGVLVSSALLGVQLWLFMWAPLNGRSLDVSVGYFLLPLTMVLTGRLVYGERLSRLQQIAVVFAALGVLNELYQAGGFSWATLVVIIGYPVYFVVRKYLTTDHLGGLWLDMALMLPVAWWFVQSGEQGFAVLDVHPKLYGLIPMLGLISASALVSYIIASRLLAFSLFGLLSYVEPVLLLAVALLLGEGIQGGQWLTYIPIWLAVMVLVYEGFKHLVRQHRA